Proteins encoded in a region of the Sulfurimonas marina genome:
- a CDS encoding RDD family protein, with product MRFRDLKKQKKNQQNKQEKKQLLYAKYSDKVKALIVDMFMIYAPILYFIAYVVMGSKEEFQASQLAPFIAVSIYGVIYAILIAKFGQTPGKKAYLIKVVDDKTQKNISFFRAVCRFIMFLFSATILLGLLTPFYRKDRKALHDIVCGTIEIEVKQ from the coding sequence ATGAGATTTAGAGATCTAAAAAAACAGAAAAAAAATCAGCAAAATAAACAAGAAAAAAAACAACTTCTTTATGCAAAATACTCAGATAAGGTAAAAGCATTAATCGTTGATATGTTTATGATCTATGCACCTATACTCTATTTTATAGCGTATGTTGTAATGGGTTCAAAAGAGGAGTTTCAAGCTTCTCAATTGGCACCTTTTATCGCTGTATCGATCTATGGTGTGATCTATGCAATACTTATTGCAAAGTTTGGTCAAACTCCGGGGAAAAAAGCATATTTGATTAAAGTTGTTGATGATAAAACACAAAAAAATATCTCTTTTTTTAGAGCTGTTTGTAGATTTATAATGTTTTTATTCTCTGCAACAATCCTTTTAGGATTATTAACTCCTTTTTATAGAAAAGATCGAAAAGCACTGCATGATATAGTGTGTGGTACAATCGAAATAGAAGTTAAGCAATAA
- a CDS encoding cytochrome b has protein sequence MAHFEKAKSLHDWLNQRLAVDAVRRVMATEYWIPKNINFLWAMGMILAVTFGLLLVSGIFLLMYYQPNVATAFDSVNYTIMKEVEFGWLWRHIHGVAASVVFLIIYIHMFTGIYYGSYKKGREMIWISGMLLFVTFSAEAFSGYMLPWGQMSYWAGMVITNLFAGGSLHADGLVEWIRGDYVPAQAFLNRFFMLHVLLLPLAILALIGLHFAALRIPHVNNQDGEEIDFEAEAAKYKAGDKAGSKVIAFANDFMSKDMMVVGIYLVFFFYLVFYHYGFAMDPVNFDPADGLKTPAHIYPEWYFLWSYEILRPFPTDPGLIAFGFAQVIFFLLPFLDRSPNAVPASRRGLFNVWFWVMLVDMIVLTAMGKLPPEGIFSTIGLVAAITFIVLWILLPFITKKEKEL, from the coding sequence ATGGCACATTTTGAAAAAGCAAAAAGCCTACACGACTGGTTAAACCAACGTTTAGCAGTAGATGCTGTACGTCGTGTAATGGCTACGGAGTATTGGATTCCGAAAAATATTAACTTTTTATGGGCAATGGGGATGATCCTTGCAGTAACTTTCGGTTTACTGTTAGTATCTGGAATCTTCTTGCTTATGTATTATCAACCAAATGTTGCAACAGCATTTGATAGTGTTAACTACACTATTATGAAAGAGGTTGAGTTTGGCTGGTTATGGAGACACATTCACGGTGTAGCAGCGTCAGTAGTATTCCTTATTATATATATTCACATGTTTACAGGTATTTACTACGGTTCTTACAAGAAGGGTCGTGAGATGATCTGGATCTCTGGTATGTTATTGTTCGTAACTTTCTCAGCTGAGGCATTCTCTGGATATATGCTTCCATGGGGACAAATGTCTTACTGGGCTGGTATGGTTATTACTAACTTATTTGCCGGTGGTTCACTACATGCTGATGGTTTAGTTGAATGGATTCGTGGGGATTATGTACCTGCACAAGCGTTCTTAAACCGTTTCTTCATGTTACATGTACTTTTATTACCTTTAGCAATTTTAGCGCTTATCGGTTTACACTTTGCTGCACTTCGTATCCCTCACGTAAACAACCAAGACGGTGAAGAGATCGACTTTGAAGCTGAAGCTGCAAAATATAAAGCTGGTGATAAAGCTGGTTCAAAAGTTATCGCATTTGCTAACGACTTTATGTCTAAAGATATGATGGTAGTTGGAATCTATTTAGTATTCTTCTTTTACTTAGTATTCTACCATTATGGTTTTGCAATGGACCCTGTAAACTTTGACCCTGCTGACGGATTAAAAACTCCGGCACACATCTACCCAGAGTGGTATTTCTTATGGTCATATGAGATTTTACGTCCGTTCCCAACTGACCCTGGTCTAATTGCGTTTGGTTTTGCACAGGTTATTTTCTTCTTATTACCGTTCTTAGATAGAAGTCCAAATGCTGTTCCTGCAAGTCGTAGAGGATTGTTTAATGTTTGGTTCTGGGTAATGCTAGTAGATATGATCGTACTTACTGCAATGGGTAAACTACCGCCTGAGGGTATCTTTAGTACTATTGGTTTAGTTGCGGCAATCACATTTATTGTATTATGGATTTTACTACCGTTTATTACAAAAAAAGAGAAAGAGTTATAG
- the petA gene encoding ubiquinol-cytochrome c reductase iron-sulfur subunit, translating into MKDSSRRGFMGKAFGAVAGVGAVASLYAMKKSWDPLPSVKAAGFTTLDMSAYKENELVTEKWRGKPIFVLKYTADMLAKLTEQQKARSIMINGEGYLVNLGLCTHLGCIPSYNPDDKSFLCACHGGTYDYTGDVTKAPPPRGLDIPPFKVEGNTLVLGEEGPEYKNMKANGVTL; encoded by the coding sequence ATGAAAGATAGTAGCCGTAGAGGTTTTATGGGAAAAGCATTCGGTGCTGTTGCGGGAGTTGGCGCTGTTGCATCACTTTATGCAATGAAAAAAAGTTGGGATCCGCTTCCGAGTGTAAAAGCAGCCGGTTTTACAACACTTGATATGTCGGCATATAAAGAGAATGAGCTAGTAACTGAAAAATGGCGTGGGAAGCCTATTTTTGTTTTAAAATATACGGCAGATATGCTAGCAAAATTAACAGAGCAACAAAAAGCTCGTAGTATTATGATCAATGGAGAAGGGTACTTAGTAAACTTAGGTCTTTGTACACACCTTGGTTGTATCCCAAGTTACAATCCAGATGATAAATCTTTCCTTTGTGCATGTCACGGTGGTACGTATGATTATACAGGTGATGTTACAAAAGCTCCACCACCACGTGGTCTTGACATTCCTCCATTTAAAGTAGAAGGAAACACACTTGTACTTGGTGAAGAAGGACCAGAGTATAAAAATATGAAAGCCAATGGCGTAACGCTGTAA
- a CDS encoding c-type cytochrome, which translates to MKELKILAVVVFFTLVTYYLVEPFAHSQMHKHIESEGFAYEDLADVNLTDANVTNGQELVMGAGACLGCHSMEVAGMPAPMDPVTAAQSYGVNPPDLSNAGAVYDAKFLADLIKNPAHALMVEHKFDAEKGQMHPMVPFYGAGGDLDKEVADMVAYLQSVAVKKEELTSEQAYELACGRCHANHYAEWTQLGNKPAFKKEQEELKYKSDVLDYQDSLKAYMGKLPPDLSIYIRSRGAHYIETFVENPQNYLKGTAMPRVGVNEHAMEKVIEYLEDSGDAKRAEREEVGKNVMIYIIIFAIFAILWKKAIWRDLH; encoded by the coding sequence ATGAAAGAACTTAAAATATTAGCAGTTGTAGTATTCTTTACTCTTGTAACTTACTACTTAGTTGAACCGTTCGCACACTCTCAAATGCATAAGCATATCGAGAGTGAAGGGTTTGCATATGAAGATTTAGCAGATGTAAACTTAACGGATGCAAACGTAACAAACGGGCAAGAGCTTGTAATGGGTGCAGGTGCATGTCTTGGATGTCACTCTATGGAAGTAGCTGGTATGCCGGCTCCTATGGATCCTGTAACTGCAGCTCAGAGTTATGGTGTAAATCCACCTGACTTATCAAATGCCGGTGCTGTATATGATGCGAAATTCCTTGCAGACTTAATTAAAAATCCTGCTCATGCTTTAATGGTTGAGCATAAATTTGATGCTGAAAAAGGGCAAATGCACCCAATGGTACCATTCTATGGAGCTGGTGGTGATTTAGATAAAGAAGTAGCTGATATGGTTGCATATTTACAATCTGTAGCAGTGAAAAAAGAGGAACTTACTTCTGAACAAGCATATGAGTTAGCTTGTGGTAGATGTCATGCTAACCACTATGCAGAGTGGACACAGCTTGGTAATAAACCTGCATTCAAAAAAGAGCAAGAAGAGTTAAAATACAAATCAGATGTACTTGATTATCAAGACAGCTTAAAAGCATACATGGGTAAATTACCACCTGATTTAAGTATCTATATCCGTTCTCGTGGTGCTCACTACATTGAAACATTTGTAGAGAACCCACAAAACTACTTAAAAGGTACTGCAATGCCACGCGTTGGTGTAAACGAACACGCTATGGAAAAAGTGATTGAGTATCTTGAAGATTCTGGTGATGCAAAACGTGCTGAGAGAGAAGAGGTTGGTAAAAATGTAATGATCTATATCATTATCTTTGCAATCTTTGCTATTCTTTGGAAAAAAGCTATCTGGAGAGACCTTCACTAA